Below is a genomic region from Synergistaceae bacterium.
GGATGCTGAGAAATTTTCGGATGGCGTCGAAGTTGATGCTGGGGTTCGGTGCGTTATTGCTGGTGTTCATGGCGGCGGTTTTTATCACCTGGACAGATTTGAATGGCGTCCGGGCGGAGAGCGTTTTTTTGGGCAACAGAATCGTCCCGGCGCTGAGGATCACAGGTTCCATTGAAAGCGCCGCCAACGATGTTTTTCTCACCGTCAGGGAAACCCGGTTCATCGGCACCGAAGAGACCATGAAGGAAGACGACGAGCTGATCGCGGTGCTGGAAAAATCTCTTGCCGACATGGAAGCGCTTGGGGTCGCCGCTCCGGAGATGTCAACCCCCAAAATGACGAAAGAGAAAGTTCTGCCCATTCACAAAAACTATATAAACACAGTGACCCGAATGCATGACACCTGGAGAGAGAGAAACAGGAGCTGGGCCGAGCTGGTCAACGCGGGGAACGATATGACCGCTCACATGCTTGAGGCTATGGAGGGTTACTACAAGGCCGGAATTGAGGAAAACGATCAGATAAGCAAAGTGCAAAGAGTGGAACAGCTCCATTCCGTGGGCCGGGTTTACGGAGACACCCTGGACCTCCGGCGTCAGATCACGGCCGCCAGCAGCGCCAACGATCCTCAGGCCGTCCGAAAGACAAAAGAAACCTGCATGAAGCTGGAAAAGTTGGTCCAGACCCTGGAAGACGCCACCGTCGACCAGGGGCGCAAAGCTCTGATGAAGAAGGTGTTCGAGGGTATCGAAATCTACCTGAGAGAACTGGACCAGCTGGCCAATGCGATGCAGGCCCAGAACGAAGCCGTCGCGGCCGCCACGCCGCTGATGAAATCCTACAACAAAAGCGTCGGGGATTTGGCCACCTTTGCGGAGGACACGACCAAAAAAGTGAGCGAGGAAAACATCGAGATGGTGAACTCCACCGTGGTCGTTCTTTTCTCCGCCGGCGGGATTTCCATCCTGTTGGGCCTCCTGATCGCCTTCTCCCTCTCCCGCGTCATCTCCAAACCCCTCAACACCATCGTGGGGCTGGCCCAGCGCTGCAAGGAGGGCGACCTGACCATCACCCGGAAGGACTTCGGCTACGAAGGGCGGGACGAACTGGGCCGCCTGGCGGACGCCATTTCCGATATGGTGACCGCCGAGAACGAAGCCATGACGGAAATGGTGACCGTGGCCGCAGCTGTGGGGGCAGGGGCGGAAACTTTGTCCGCAATAGCCGAGGAGACCAACTCCTCCATGCAGGAGGTGAAGGCCTCCATCGATCAGGTATCCGTCCTGAGCCAGAGCAACGGCGCGGCGCTTCAGGAGAGCAACGCGGGAGTGGAGGAGATGAGCGCCGGCGCGGATACTGTGGCCCAGTCCTCCACGGACAGCGCCGCCTTCATCTCTCAGACCACGGAGGCGTCCAGAAAAGCGATCGACAAGGTGAACGCCGCCATTGACGGCATGAGAAACGCGGACAGAAACTCCAGGGAAAGCGAGAGCAAGATCCGGCAGCTGGTGGAG
It encodes:
- a CDS encoding methyl-accepting chemotaxis protein is translated as MLRNFRMASKLMLGFGALLLVFMAAVFITWTDLNGVRAESVFLGNRIVPALRITGSIESAANDVFLTVRETRFIGTEETMKEDDELIAVLEKSLADMEALGVAAPEMSTPKMTKEKVLPIHKNYINTVTRMHDTWRERNRSWAELVNAGNDMTAHMLEAMEGYYKAGIEENDQISKVQRVEQLHSVGRVYGDTLDLRRQITAASSANDPQAVRKTKETCMKLEKLVQTLEDATVDQGRKALMKKVFEGIEIYLRELDQLANAMQAQNEAVAAATPLMKSYNKSVGDLATFAEDTTKKVSEENIEMVNSTVVVLFSAGGISILLGLLIAFSLSRVISKPLNTIVGLAQRCKEGDLTITRKDFGYEGRDELGRLADAISDMVTAENEAMTEMVTVAAAVGAGAETLSAIAEETNSSMQEVKASIDQVSVLSQSNGAALQESNAGVEEMSAGADTVAQSSTDSAAFISQTTEASRKAIDKVNAAIDGMRNADRNSRESESKIRQLVESVANVSNFVSVITGIADQTNLLALNAAIEAARAGDVGRGFAVVAEEVRKLAEESAKAAQNVNGIIGNLQIQAQESIQATTEAGRALSDTLTQAAEAQKQLDDAMKEINKANDSIQNIAAVAQEQAASSKEVAGAIDKATRSTVEMAQTMNQIHMASEGTVKVAQNVAEQAEAMTGHAESLTEALSRFTLKETSERPARKEPGKVLPLKAVPKQKAR